The genomic segment CCGGGGGCGGGTGTGCAAACCCTCCGCGGTGAAGGAAGCGGCCCTGGCCAAAGGTTTTTCCATACTGCAGCCAAGTAGCCTCAAGGATCCGGCCGTGGTTGCCGAGTTGGAGGCGTTGCAGGCTGACTACTTTATTGTCGCCGCGTATGGGTTGCTTTTCCCGGAGACGGTTCTGGGGCTGCCCAAATACGGGTGCCTGAACGCGCACGCCTCCCTGCTGCCGCGCTACCGGGGAGCGTCGCCGATCCAGGCCGCGATCCAGGCTGGTGACCCGGTGACCGGCATCACCATCATGCGCATGGTCAAGGGCATGGATGCCGGCCCGATCCTGTTGCAGCGGGCCATGGGTATTGACATCAACGACACGGCCCAGACCCTGCACGATAGCCTGGCTGCTCTGGGCGGGCGGTTGATGCTGGAGACCCTGGCTCGGCACCGGACCGGAACGCTGATCGAGTTGGAGCAGGATCATTCCCTGGCCACCTACGCCCCTCGACTAACCAAGGAGATGGGGCAGATCAACTGGGACCGGCCGGCCAAGGCTGTCCACGATCATATCCGAGCCATGCACCCTTGGCCCGGGGCGTATTTTGATCTCAACACCAAGAGCGAGGGCCAGAGTCAGGGCCAGGGCCAAGGACAGCACCAGGGACGGCGCAAGGTCGCGGTGCATCCCGGCAGGGTCGGTGCCCCCCTGGAACCGGACAGCCCTGCTCCTGGAACGTTCCTGGGCATGGACGGTGACATGCAGGCCATCGCCTGCCGGGACAAGGCCTACCTGATCGCCCACTTTCATCCTTCCGACGCGAAGCGGATGGACGCCCAGGCCTTTCGCTGCGGTTACCTGCGTCGATTGCTACCGGGAGAGGGCCTTTGTGCCGGGACGCAAGCTTGCGATTGTCCGCCTGAGGAGAGCTGATGCCACACACGCCTGGAGGATCATCCGGCCCAGGGAAATCCGGCCCAGGGCAATCCAGCCTGGGGCAATCCAGCCCGCGGAAATTCCCACCGGGAGGAAATGCGCCAAATGGTGGAGAACGGGCGGCAAATCCGGGCAAGCGGCTGTTCATCGGCTTGATACTCGGGACGTCGCTCCTGCTCAGCCTGGTTCTGGTCGTTCTGTGGGTCATCCCCTATATTGGGCTGCGAAATATTCATGCAGCGGCCCCCTGGATTCTGGCCGCTGTTCTGGCGGCCCTGGTGGCCGTGGTTCTCTGGTCCTCCATCGGCCTGGTGTTGAACATTCTCCTTGGCCGCAGTTTTCCGCTCAGCTCCCGCTTTCGGGGCATTACCATCAAGCTGTTTTTACCCCTGATGACCCTGCTGGGCCGGATTTTCAACATTGCCAAGGATGACATTCGGCTGTCCTTCATCAAGGTGAACAACGAGCTGGTGGCCTCGGAGCGGGGTCGGTTTCAGCCGCATGAAATTCTGCTGCTTTTGCCGCACTGCCTGCAGAATTCCCATTGTCCCCGTCGGCTGACCTACGACATCCGCCATTGCAAGCGCTGCGGCGAGTGCCCCCTGGACGGGCTGATCGGTCTGGCCGAAACCTATGGCATCCGTATCGCCATTGCCACCGGCGGGACCATTGCCCGGCGGATCGTGGTCCAGAACAAGCCCAAGCTGATCATTGCCGTGGCCTGCGACCGGGATCTGTCCAGCGGCATCCAGGATACCTACCCCATACCGGTCTACGGAGTCCTGAACCAGCGGCCCTTTGGCCCCTGCCTGGATACCCTGGTGGATCTGGCGAACATCGAGAGCGCCCTGCGCCGGTTTTTGGCCGTGCCGAGCAACTCCTGAAACCCACCTGAATCCCACCTGATATTCCACTGGCTACTCTCCTTATGACCGCATCCAAGCGGCCGCCGGCCGGCGGCGTTCCTCCGGCCCGAATCGCCGCCCTGGCAGCTATCCGGCAATCCCTCAAAAACGAAGACGTGCAGTCCGCTCTGGACAACGAGATTCTCCGCCATGGCCTGGAGGCTCGGGATGCCGCTTTGGCTTCGGAACTGTGCTACGGCTATCTGCGCCACAAGGGCCGAATGGCCTTTGGCCTGGAGCGTTTTTTACGCAAACCCGGCAAATTGCCGCCGGCGTGCCGCATGGCCCTGGAAGTGGCCGCCTATGAGACCCTTTTTCTGGACCGGGTGCCGGAGTTCGCCACCCGGTCCTGGGTGACCAATCTGGCGCGGAAAAGGTGGGGAAGCGGATTGGCCAAGGTGACCACGGCCTGGATGACCTGGATTTTTGCGCATCGGACGGATCTGCATGAGCCGGAGATGTATCTTCAGGATGACGACCCACGGCTTTTTCTTTCCCGCTATTACTCCCTGCCCGTCTGGATCGTTGATCTGTGGATCGAGGGCTACGGCCTGGAAACGGCGACCCGGCTGGCCGAAGCCCAGTCCTCACCACCGCTTCTGGGACTGCGTATCAATCCCATGCATCAGCGCAGCGCCGCTCTGGCCCGTCGGGCCGAGTCCTTTTCATCTGAACTGGAAATGGTGGATGCTCTGAGTCTGGGATGCTCCCGGGAGACAGCCCGACGGGTCTTTCCGGATCTGGCCGTGGACCTGCGTGATGGAGCCGTCTCTCGGCAGAGCCTGGAGGCGCAACGAGTGTTGCAGCATTTTGGCGCGGGCTCTTGGCCTGAGCCGGTCTGGGACCTGTGCGCCGGCAGGGGCGGGAAGACCGCCTATCTGTTGGAGCGGGGGCAGAAGCTGGTCCGGGCCGCGGACCCCCATTCCGGCCGGTTGCGTGGCCTCCTCCTGGAACTGGATCGTCTTGTCCTGCCCAGGATTTCCGTGGTCCGGGCCCGGGCCGATGCGCCGCCGCCCTGGCAGGAGCAGCCGCGCACGATTCTCCTGGATGTACCCTGCTCCGGGCTGGGGGTTTTGGCCCCTCGGCCGGACACGAAATGGAAACGCACCCCCTCGGACATCCCCTCCCTGCTTGCACTCCAGGAGGCCATTCTGCACCAGGCTGCGGCATCCTTGGCGCCCCAGGGCCAGATCATTTACATGACCTGCACGCTTCATCCTGCCGAGAATCAGGGTGTGGTTGATCGTTTTCTGGATACCAACAAAACATTCGCTGTTCAGCAGCACTTCGCAACACCCCATCAGCCAGGCGTGCATGAATTTTTCTGGGGCGTTGTTCTGCGGTCGCGTGGATAAGGGCGGTTTCCTGGTTCGCGGCCGTGAGCATCCATGCCGCGCTACCAGACTGCAGTGCCCCTGGGACTCCAAGAGAGTCAGGAAACGGATGATCAACGAGGAGTGGAGGGAAGGAAAGGGGGAAAGTGTAAGAAAAACCGACAAGCCATGTAAAATTTCTCGACAATCGTGATTCTTCAGTCTAACGAAGGCAGGATGAGCGCTTTTTTAGGCTATACGTTAACGGTTAGCCTGTTGATATAAAACAAGATAATATTTTGAAAGTTTTTTCTTTTTTTTGGGGGCAGCCAGTGGGATTGGGAAGCTGAGAAAAAAAGCGCCCTGGAGACGTTTTGTCGACTCCAGGGCAATTTCAGGCACAGAAACGTATTCAATATGGATCTCTGCCTTAAAATCCAGGCGGATAGGAATTTTTTGGTTTTGATCCCAGGCCCTGCCTCACTCGTTTCGGGGGCAGTGTTTTTTGGGGTGGGATGTCGGAAAAGCGACACCACCGTCCTTGCCGATAGCCACGATCCCCCCATTGCGGCGACGCAGCCATGGGGCAACGGATTGTCAGGCGGCTGCGCAATAGATTTGCAGGTGCTGACGATGGTCCTCGTTCATTGCCGTGAACATGGCCCCCAACTGGATCGTATAGGTCTGTCGCTCAACCCGC from the Desulfonatronum thioautotrophicum genome contains:
- a CDS encoding transcription antitermination factor NusB produces the protein MTASKRPPAGGVPPARIAALAAIRQSLKNEDVQSALDNEILRHGLEARDAALASELCYGYLRHKGRMAFGLERFLRKPGKLPPACRMALEVAAYETLFLDRVPEFATRSWVTNLARKRWGSGLAKVTTAWMTWIFAHRTDLHEPEMYLQDDDPRLFLSRYYSLPVWIVDLWIEGYGLETATRLAEAQSSPPLLGLRINPMHQRSAALARRAESFSSELEMVDALSLGCSRETARRVFPDLAVDLRDGAVSRQSLEAQRVLQHFGAGSWPEPVWDLCAGRGGKTAYLLERGQKLVRAADPHSGRLRGLLLELDRLVLPRISVVRARADAPPPWQEQPRTILLDVPCSGLGVLAPRPDTKWKRTPSDIPSLLALQEAILHQAAASLAPQGQIIYMTCTLHPAENQGVVDRFLDTNKTFAVQQHFATPHQPGVHEFFWGVVLRSRG
- a CDS encoding DUF116 domain-containing protein — protein: MPHTPGGSSGPGKSGPGQSSLGQSSPRKFPPGGNAPNGGERAANPGKRLFIGLILGTSLLLSLVLVVLWVIPYIGLRNIHAAAPWILAAVLAALVAVVLWSSIGLVLNILLGRSFPLSSRFRGITIKLFLPLMTLLGRIFNIAKDDIRLSFIKVNNELVASERGRFQPHEILLLLPHCLQNSHCPRRLTYDIRHCKRCGECPLDGLIGLAETYGIRIAIATGGTIARRIVVQNKPKLIIAVACDRDLSSGIQDTYPIPVYGVLNQRPFGPCLDTLVDLANIESALRRFLAVPSNS
- the fmt gene encoding methionyl-tRNA formyltransferase — translated: MNPALPDLSGAGEPLRVVFFGTPPFAARILDDLTEDGQTHILAVVTQPDRPCGRGRVCKPSAVKEAALAKGFSILQPSSLKDPAVVAELEALQADYFIVAAYGLLFPETVLGLPKYGCLNAHASLLPRYRGASPIQAAIQAGDPVTGITIMRMVKGMDAGPILLQRAMGIDINDTAQTLHDSLAALGGRLMLETLARHRTGTLIELEQDHSLATYAPRLTKEMGQINWDRPAKAVHDHIRAMHPWPGAYFDLNTKSEGQSQGQGQGQHQGRRKVAVHPGRVGAPLEPDSPAPGTFLGMDGDMQAIACRDKAYLIAHFHPSDAKRMDAQAFRCGYLRRLLPGEGLCAGTQACDCPPEES